The following proteins come from a genomic window of Nautilia profundicola AmH:
- the eno gene encoding phosphopyruvate hydratase gives MIFIEDIFADEVLDSRGNPTVRATVTLSDGSRASAIVPSGASTGVNEALELRDGGERYLGKGVLKACENVNTLIANELIGMSPYDQAEIDNIMLELDGTENKSKLGANAILGVSMAVARAAANSLDLPLFRYLGGANALVLPTPMLNIINGGAHADNDVDLQEYMIMPTGFDDFAEALRASSEVYHTLKKLLVADGHNTALGDEGGFAPNFKNNEEPIEYIIKAIEKAGYKPGEEITIALDAASSEFYKDGKYVLAGENKTLSAEELVDYYAYLCGKYPIVSIEDGVAEEDWEGWKILTDKLGDKIQLVGDDLFVTNKKILQKGIELGVANAILIKPNQIGTVSETMQTVRLAQRNNYKTVMSHRSGESEDAFIADFAVALNCGEIKTGAPARGERNAKYNRLLEIARSIAGAEYIGKDLF, from the coding sequence ATGATATTTATAGAAGATATATTTGCTGATGAGGTACTTGATTCAAGAGGTAATCCTACGGTTAGAGCTACAGTAACTCTAAGTGACGGAAGCAGAGCAAGCGCTATTGTTCCGAGCGGAGCGAGTACAGGGGTAAACGAAGCACTTGAACTTAGAGACGGAGGAGAAAGATATCTCGGTAAAGGTGTTCTTAAAGCATGTGAAAACGTAAATACGTTAATAGCAAACGAACTTATAGGAATGAGTCCGTATGATCAGGCTGAAATAGATAATATAATGTTAGAGCTTGACGGTACTGAAAACAAAAGTAAACTCGGGGCAAACGCTATTCTTGGTGTAAGTATGGCTGTGGCGAGAGCTGCTGCAAATTCGCTTGATTTACCGTTATTCAGATATTTAGGAGGAGCAAACGCACTTGTACTTCCTACTCCTATGCTAAACATTATCAACGGTGGAGCTCATGCGGACAATGACGTGGACTTACAGGAATATATGATTATGCCTACAGGATTTGATGATTTCGCAGAAGCGCTTAGAGCGAGCAGCGAAGTTTATCATACGCTTAAAAAACTTCTTGTAGCGGACGGACACAATACCGCTCTTGGTGATGAGGGTGGATTTGCTCCGAACTTTAAAAACAACGAAGAACCTATCGAATACATTATTAAAGCTATCGAAAAAGCCGGATACAAACCGGGCGAAGAAATCACTATAGCGCTTGACGCTGCAAGTAGTGAATTTTATAAAGACGGAAAATACGTACTTGCAGGTGAAAACAAAACTTTAAGCGCAGAAGAGCTTGTGGATTATTACGCATATCTTTGCGGTAAATACCCTATCGTTTCAATCGAAGACGGTGTGGCTGAAGAAGACTGGGAAGGATGGAAAATCCTTACAGACAAACTTGGAGATAAAATCCAGCTTGTAGGTGACGATTTATTCGTAACAAACAAAAAAATCCTTCAAAAAGGTATCGAGCTTGGTGTTGCGAATGCTATTTTAATCAAACCGAACCAAATAGGTACTGTTAGTGAAACAATGCAGACAGTTAGACTTGCACAAAGAAACAACTACAAAACAGTAATGAGCCACAGAAGCGGTGAGAGTGAAGATGCGTTTATTGCAGATTTCGCCGTTGCGTTAAACTGCGGAGAAATCAAAACAGGTGCCCCGGCAAGAGGTGAAAGAAACGCTAAATACAATAGACTTCTTGAAATAGCAAGAAGTATTGCAGGTGCCGAATATATTGGAAAAGACCTGTTTTAA
- a CDS encoding septum formation initiator family protein: MIDFDDLQQPKKIDYKIIIVVIVAFLFAFYVYDLLFGSRSYTRLLDLQNEYKSLQTHVGSLKKKNEKLQKEYFELKELQGGE; the protein is encoded by the coding sequence ATGATTGATTTTGACGATTTACAACAACCGAAAAAAATCGATTATAAAATCATTATAGTAGTAATAGTTGCATTTTTATTTGCGTTTTATGTATATGATTTGCTTTTTGGAAGCAGGTCTTATACGAGGCTTTTGGATTTGCAGAATGAGTATAAATCTTTACAAACCCATGTTGGAAGTTTGAAAAAGAAAAACGAAAAACTGCAAAAAGAGTATTTTGAATTAAAAGAATTACAAGGCGGAGAGTGA
- a CDS encoding AMIN domain-containing protein, protein MKKLLFILITTFLFARINPFEPVVKPQNTIIINPTYFKETKVTLPSDARILKKIVFVYQSVSGDIKQKEVVINKHVDFHKPIYITHEPKKFPMKELNFLNLFTMYIKDKKIFIQTKDKLLRSFFLVKPFRIVLDFKKDADFLTIKKFLKDSFVKKVIVGNHKGYYRVVIYFDAKYMYKITKTSEGIKIEIQ, encoded by the coding sequence GTGAAAAAACTATTATTTATATTAATTACCACTTTTTTGTTTGCAAGAATAAATCCTTTTGAACCTGTAGTAAAACCTCAAAACACTATTATTATAAACCCTACATATTTTAAAGAAACTAAAGTTACTTTGCCGAGTGACGCAAGAATTTTGAAAAAAATAGTATTTGTGTATCAAAGTGTAAGCGGTGATATAAAGCAAAAAGAAGTGGTAATTAATAAACACGTCGATTTTCACAAACCTATATATATTACGCATGAGCCTAAAAAATTTCCGATGAAAGAATTGAATTTTTTAAATCTTTTTACAATGTATATAAAAGATAAAAAGATTTTTATTCAAACAAAAGACAAACTCTTAAGAAGCTTTTTTTTAGTTAAACCTTTCAGGATAGTTTTGGATTTTAAAAAAGATGCGGATTTTCTTACTATTAAAAAGTTTTTAAAAGATTCTTTTGTAAAAAAAGTCATTGTCGGAAATCATAAGGGATATTACAGGGTTGTTATCTATTTCGATGCTAAATATATGTATAAAATCACAAAAACTTCAGAGGGTATAAAAATTGAAATCCAATAA
- a CDS encoding shikimate kinase produces the protein MKSNNIILTGFMGSGKSTIGRILAKEFNTYFLDTDVLIESFENKTISDIFKNEGEEAFRKMEKKCFEWIKNSVTNTIISVGGGLPVYVPEIKEAGRVIYLRVEFEDILKRMNDEEIKKRPLFQDVKKAKELFKKRDKIYAELADIIIENNDLNKTVRLIKDYYAGDK, from the coding sequence TTGAAATCCAATAATATTATTTTAACCGGATTTATGGGCAGCGGAAAGTCTACAATAGGAAGAATCCTTGCTAAAGAATTTAATACCTACTTTTTGGATACCGATGTTTTAATAGAAAGTTTTGAAAATAAAACCATTAGTGATATTTTCAAAAATGAGGGTGAAGAAGCCTTTAGAAAAATGGAAAAAAAATGTTTTGAATGGATTAAAAACAGCGTTACTAATACGATTATTTCGGTAGGAGGAGGGCTTCCGGTATATGTACCTGAGATAAAAGAAGCGGGCAGGGTTATATATTTGAGAGTTGAATTTGAAGACATCTTAAAAAGAATGAATGATGAAGAGATAAAAAAAAGACCTCTTTTTCAGGATGTAAAAAAGGCAAAAGAGCTTTTTAAAAAAAGAGATAAAATATACGCGGAACTTGCCGATATAATTATAGAAAACAATGATTTGAATAAAACGGTCAGGCTTATAAAGGATTACTATGCAGGTGACAAATAA
- a CDS encoding uracil-DNA glycosylase: MDWKEKLYNFYKSRREYIKTHLNENIDFTDVYDPYIIEKRSNPIMIIGEAPGANEVRLKQPFVGKAGENLAYLIETSGFDRAKDFLITNAFPFRTFEGNKNRTPKAGELKTGAKLLEREIEIVKPRLILLLGNSAIKAFSYIPWAKDVKNLQKCGIYDINGYKVGLCFHPSPLAFNRKDIRESLENFFKGLKTLI; encoded by the coding sequence ATGGATTGGAAAGAAAAGTTATATAATTTTTACAAAAGCAGAAGAGAATATATAAAAACTCATCTAAACGAAAATATTGATTTTACTGATGTATATGACCCATATATTATTGAGAAAAGATCTAATCCTATAATGATTATAGGTGAAGCTCCAGGGGCGAATGAAGTAAGGCTTAAGCAGCCTTTTGTCGGTAAAGCCGGGGAGAATCTCGCGTATTTGATTGAAACGAGCGGATTTGACAGGGCAAAAGATTTTTTGATTACAAATGCATTTCCTTTTAGAACATTTGAAGGTAATAAAAACAGAACTCCTAAAGCCGGTGAGCTTAAAACAGGTGCGAAACTGCTTGAGAGGGAAATAGAAATAGTAAAACCGAGATTGATACTTTTACTTGGAAATTCTGCAATAAAGGCGTTTTCATATATTCCGTGGGCGAAAGATGTGAAAAATCTTCAAAAATGCGGTATTTATGATATAAACGGATATAAAGTTGGGCTATGTTTTCATCCGTCACCCCTGGCGTTTAACCGTAAAGATATAAGAGAATCTTTGGAAAACTTTTTTAAAGGTTTAAAAACACTTATATGA
- a CDS encoding formyltransferase family protein, with protein sequence MKRIAVFFGKGGSNFLNLLKHQTNYQISLGITNIQNSEALNASSLPPILVSKDHKVILKALKELNPDLIVLAGYMRIVPEYIINEFKGKIINLHPSILPHFKGLNADKLSFEAKKACGITIHYADVELDSGDIILQYHINPNKFKTFEEYHKEMKKAEHKFLPAVVEMLCE encoded by the coding sequence TTGAAAAGAATAGCTGTGTTTTTCGGAAAAGGTGGAAGTAACTTTTTAAACCTTCTAAAGCATCAAACAAATTATCAGATATCTTTAGGCATTACGAATATTCAAAATAGTGAAGCATTAAATGCTTCTTCATTGCCACCGATTCTTGTTTCAAAAGATCATAAAGTTATTTTAAAAGCGTTAAAGGAACTGAATCCTGATCTGATTGTATTAGCGGGATATATGAGAATAGTACCGGAATATATAATTAATGAATTTAAAGGAAAAATAATCAACCTTCACCCAAGTATTCTTCCACACTTTAAAGGATTAAATGCCGACAAACTTTCATTTGAAGCAAAAAAAGCATGTGGGATTACAATACATTATGCCGATGTAGAACTTGACAGCGGAGATATAATACTTCAATACCATATAAATCCTAATAAATTTAAAACATTTGAAGAATATCATAAAGAAATGAAAAAAGCCGAACATAAATTTCTGCCGGCCGTAGTTGAAATGCTTTGCGAATAA